In the Triticum aestivum cultivar Chinese Spring chromosome 2B, IWGSC CS RefSeq v2.1, whole genome shotgun sequence genome, gggccatcgccatctgatctcttctcgaaggccgaagttgtgttcaaaatactgagattttgtattcagaatactattcagcacattacgcccccaagactgcctcgtctggaaaaatgatctacatggattgtctttgtctcgtcgaaacgatcgattttgatataagaatcgttccaatccgagttcgtatgcaaaagttagagccatccgaATACAGCACTATCATGAGCCAAAAGTGgtgcgccccaccagacaccctgtctgatgggtagcacgAATAACAGTCTGTGttgcacgagcgatttgaccctcaaaATGAACTttaatcaaaaaacgttcaacataaaagttgttcgtctcgtcgaaaaaGTCAAGaatgcttttgggctcgtttccaaccgagatcgtttaccacctcaaaagttacccgcaaggtgcagccagtttaaaccgaacagttttggaaagtttggacaaaaccaatccgaatttgactagggttttgaacgtgaatccaagccttttccttgcacgggaagtccagccgcctcttatatacctgaggggtgatggccgattgaacaacacgcaatcgatcaatcaatctaccactttttatcttttatcttttctccttaaccctagttcttcttcttcctcgttcttcgttcgttcttcttcattgcagggcggcgaacctcgaggccctaggggcgatcaggtcgacctagggcagcccatagccaccgcgcacccagacggggtccctcccgggcgtgtggggtttcgggtcccaaaagcgccggcttgctgtcttgcgtatcgcgctggaagtcggcctcccgcggtgtgagttgcggagcatctccctcggcgccgcgagtacacatcgacgtgttcgtgtgacgcgTTCCAGCGTCAACAGGTGTAAGTTTCACCTAAATGGGTAATTTTCGTCCACTAACTGAATTGGTTCGACAAGTACACCGTTGATTCTATACCATTTTGTAGTGACATTTTAAGTTCCATAGTCCTTTTCATTCACTAACTGAATATTGATTTTAAGTTCCATAGTCCTTTTCATTCACTAACTGAATATTGGTTCAATGAGCTCATAGTGGATTTCATGCCATTCTGTAGTGAAATTTTAAGTTCCATACTCATTTTCGTCTGAATATTGGTTAGATGAGCGCCCAGTTGATCATGTGccaattttgtactccctccgttcacttttgtaagtcgtttcagacaacacAAAATAagctgttttgcacattgtctgaaatgtcttcaaggtcttataaaagtgaacggagggagtagtgataTTTTAGCTACAATGTCACTTGTGCCCAACTCTTAAAATACATACTAGAGGTAGTATTATTCAAGTTAATTACAAATTTGAAGGTCTACATCTACATTTTGGATCATAGGTAGCCCTCTCATCAATAATAATATAAGTGTCGTGGTGTGGCTTAGTTTAAAACcgcgacacttattatggattgGAGGGAGCAGTATTCTTCAGGATAAATCCAAAATTTAATCTAACTCGAAGAAATCCAAATTTTGAGGCCCGGTGTATGTTTTCTAGTGAAGAGATTGTCCTACTTGCATTGACCGTAGATGATGTGTCAATGAGATAGAGCCGACAAGTGGTTCTATAATTATACATACTCTAATGCTTGTCAATTCTTGAGAATTGTGTTGACAACCAGGAGTGCTTATAAGTAAATTATTGCCATAGCATTGGTTCTCTATGCGACAGCGGTTCGTTCATTATTCTTCATAAATCACTACCCGCGTCTTTCCAAAAACAAAagacttttccaaaaaaaaataagAAGACCCCCAGCACCAAATCTGTACACAAATCCTGAACCCTGCGGCTTAAATACGCCTCATTTCGTAGCGATCCTCCTCCACTTTCCAATCTCCCATCCCCTCCCTCACAAAGTCCGCAACATCTCGCCCCATGTCCCACGCCATGGCAACCGTGGACATGCGGCGGTTGGagacgggcgcgggcggcggttTTGACGGCATGGGGCTGTCCAAGCGGGTGGACGACGACCTCGACGACGACGGCCGGCCGCGGCGCACGGGCACGGCGTGGACGGCCAGCGCGCACATCATCACCACTGTGCTGGGGTCCGGCGTGCTGTCCCTGGCGTGGGGGGTGGCACAGCTGGGCTGGGTGGCCGGGCCCGGCGTGATGACTCTGTTCGCCGCCGTCATCTACTACACCTCGGCGCTCCTGGCCGACTGCTACCGCACCGGCGACCCCGTGTCCGGCCCGCGCAACCGCACCTACATGGCCGCCGTCCGCGCCACCCTGGACGAGTCCAAGGTGAAGCTCTGCGGCGCCATCCAGTTCGTCAACCTCTtcggcatcggcatcggcatcACCATCGCCGCGTCCGTCAGCATGCTGTACGGAACTAGACTAAATCGCACTCCACCACAACTTCCTACCTTTTTTCATCTTGTCAAACAATCTTCATTCCTTTTTTGCTGGATTTGGTATGACGAACAGGGCGATCAAGAAGGCGGGATGCTTCCACAAGGAAGGGCACAAGGGCGACTGCAACAGTTATTCCATGAGCCCGTACATTGCCATCTACGGCATCATGGAGATCTTCTTCTCGCAGATCCCGGGCTTGGACAGTATGTGGTGGCTGTCCATCCTCGCCACCGTCATGTCCTTCACCTACTCCACCATCGGCATCTCCCTCGGCGTCGCGCAGATCGTAGGTACGTGGTCTCTGGTCGGTGTGGGGTAGTATATACCAAGTCTTAATTAGACGCGTCGTCGACACGTTGAATCAAGGGAATCTAATCTATTGACGACGACATTGCTACAAAATTTCAGCCAACGGGGGAATCCAGGGCGGCCTCACCGGCGTGGCCGTCGGCATCAACGCCGCCGGCAAGAGTATCACCGTGATGGAGAAAGTCTGGCGTAGTCTTCAGGCGTTTGGGAACATGGCTTTCGCCTACGGCTTCTCCATCGTCCTGCTCGAGATCCAAGCAAGTCGCTATCCAGATACTATCTCGATTTTGCTTAATTAATGACCTGTCCTGTCTTTGTTAATTTGGTGATTGTCGTACCCAGGTGGGGTTGTCTTTGCTGATTTGTTCTTTGTGCATGCTGATTATTGTTGCAGGACACGCTGAAGGCGGCGGCGCCGTCGGAGGCGAAGGTgatgaagaaggcgacggcggtgAGCGTggcggtgacgacggtgatctacCTGCTGTGCGGGTGCGTGGGGTACGCGGCGTTCGGCGACGGGGCGCCGGACAACCTCCTCACGGGCTTCGGCTTCTACGAGCCCTTCTGGCTGCTGGACGTGGCTAACGCCGCGGTCGTTGTCCACCTGGTCGGCACGTACCAGGTCATCACCCAGCCCATCTTCGCCTACGTCGAGCTGCGGGCCGCCGCGGCATGGCCGGACAGCGCGTTCGTGGGCACGAGGGAGGTCCGGCTGTGGCCCACGGCCGTCCGCGTGTCCGTGTGCCCGCTCCGGCTGACCTGGCGCACGGCGTACGTGTGCGTGACGACCGCCGTGGCCATGGCGATGCCTTTCTTCGGGTCCGTGGTGGGGCTCATCGGCGCCATCTCCTTCTGGCCGCTCACCGTCTACTTCCCCGTGTCCATGTACATCGCGCAGCGCCGGGTGCCGCGGGGCAGCACGCGGTGGATGTTCCTCCAGGCGCTCAGCGCCGTGTGCCTCCTCGTGTCCGTCGTGGCGGCCGCCGGCTCCGTCGCCGACGTCGCGGCCGAGTTCAAGGCCCACAACCCGTTCCGCCGGGGGTGACCGGGTCTCTTCGGCCGGCGATGCTCCGCTCACTCAACCAAGTTGGCGAGCAACGTTTTACTGCTTCGATGTGCTACTACTAGTACTAATTACCGTGTACTCTGTGTCGTCAGAAGCTTGTCCTCGTCCGGTGGTCAGGTGCTGAACCGGACTGTAGCACCGGGAGCCGGCGGGCCGTGGAATAGTCGTGTGGCTAGCCTACTGGCATAGTGGTCGTGGTTGTGGTTGTGGGTGACACCCGCTCCGCTTGGCATGTGTAAACGTGTGTTTTCTTCCCGGTGCCCTTGTGTCTAGACGTGCTGGGTTTGTCGTGCGAGTGTTTTTCCACAGACCGGGAAGTTAAGTCAATGGAGTGGCGAATTATACAAGGCCACCAACTACATGGGCAATCTTTTCTCGTCAAACACACTCGAGTCCACTGAAAAGCATGGCCCGGTCGTTCCGGTGCGTGCTCGGCGCATGCATGTGGGGCCTCCTCTAGCGCTTCGTTTGTTGTCTGCGTGTTTCGGGCTATGGCGCCGTCGCTCGCATCACCGGCGGTCACGCCATCGCTAGGACTGCTGTCCGTTGAGAGAGACCGATGGATTTTGGCTGCACCAAGAGAATGTCCCTTTTGGAGGGAATCACAGAGAATGTCCCTAACTTGTGAGGATTTTGGCTCTATGTTTTTTTTTGTCTTAAAAAAGACTTTTTTTTTCCTTGGCCTGTTTGGGACAAAGCAAAAATAGAGCCCCTAAAATGCGACATGGATTTTTGGGACATGGTGGCGCGCGAGGATGGAATCTGGGCAGTCCATCCATGCTATGAGATTAGCAACTAATATAGTGATTGAATGAATACCCAAACAATACGACAGATTAATTCAGCAAATACGTGTACATGGTTTGGTGGCTAGCCATCTTAAATGGAGTTGAATACAAGCGATTACACATGCAAAATACGGTCCTTACCGTCCTGCCATGTTAATGTGATGCAGGCCATTTAAAACGCTGGTCAACACCGTTTAAATACGTCTGTCTCAAAACTATATGCCTTGAATGGCAGTTAACAAGTGTGGGCCCGCCGTTTCCGTTTTCATTTGTTTTGCCCAAGTTCATTTTGCTCGTGTACTATTGAGGGTATTACTGTATCAGTTCATCAGAGCTCTTCGTTCATTTTAATGCTTCGTGGATGATAGGATATCCCCCTAAGAATTAATGTATATAACATAAACTCGTTGCGGTAATAACAAATTTCACGGGAAGGTAACAGTAATACTCCTACACATACAACCTTCTCCAACCTGCCCGCTGAGAAGGTGACCATGGCATCAAGCTCAAGCTACGGCGGAAGGTTAGCCATTCGTTAATGTGCAATACTATGGCAAGACCTTTCCTACGCTCAAAATATGTGCTCAGGCGAGTTTTTGTTATTCATTTCCAAGGCTCGTTGGTAACCTAGTGCAGGAACTTGCAATATCCACCAACTGACTTTGCACAGGTTGCATACCCATGATGGATTAGATCATAAGAAGGTGTGTTGAAGGAAGCTGATGAACTAATCCATTCAGGCCATAGGATGAGCGGATGGAGAGCTACCTGCTTTGAATGTGATGAATGGATATTTGTTGAAGGAGATATAATGAACTAGACTTGAACATGGAGGGCAGTGGAGCATATGATAGAACACATAGCAGGGAAGGCCAGCAGTTGAACAATCAGAGTCTAGGAGAAGGATGAATGTGAGGGAGTGAGCGCTGGTTGGTGTGAGGATGAGTAAAAGTAGAAAGTTTGGTGCATGTTACCGTTGGTTGCAGCTGTCCATGAGGTAGAGCTTATGAACTAATGTGAGATATGTGAGAGGAAGAGATTGCAAGAATCAGGGGAAGATAAGGGAGGAGCTGCAGGATGGAGAGGGCTGGAGATAAATAGTGTTGGGTGCCTTTATGTATCTGCTCCAAATAAATGTCTGAGATGGGAGCGGCCCACACCTCGGTTCAATGCCCCGCCCCTGCCTTGCAGGCCATCTACTGCGCATGTCAGTTGTAAAAATACGCAGCTATACAGATTGTTATATGGGGGTTGAAATCATTATACGGCTCACGCGTATTGAAGTTGCACGAATCACGCGAGTACATGCGGTGTGGATACCAACCGCGCATGGACGCATGTCCACTTGCGATTATTCGCCCTAAAATGTCACTACTACCAGTATTACCAAACTTTATTACAAACAGTCCCTTCGGGGATATCCGATAAAACTTTATTACAAACAAACAGACGAAATCTCCAATTTAACACACAATATATGAGACGAAACACCCCACCCACACAAACCATAACTAAGATAAAGCCTGTTGCAATGTTTCTCATAACATTTATCAACTAAGCATCGATGGCGCATACTAACAACTTTAAGGCCAACTCCAGCGTTAGACCTCATCCTGTCCGGGTGTGTTCATTTGGGTCAAAAAAGACACCAAACGACCCAACACGCGGGCGCAAACAGACTTTTGTTCATTTTATGTCCGCTTTTGACCCATCTCTGGTCCAAGTTTGGGCCGCTTTTGaggtgaaacggacagcgcgcgtTCGGGGGGACACGCGCTTGTCCTTCCCTgtcccgcccgtcggtggcacaaaGCATCCACCCGGCGCCCCATTTTGCGTCAtttcccccaaaccctcccacgtcctgACCTCCCCTCCGCCCACCACCCTCCCGCCATGGCCGATGCACTGCCAAATTCCGGCGGCTAGGCCGTCGACCCTCCCGGAAAGGTGAACAAGAAGGCGGACAAGGGTCCGAAGAAGCCGCGGTCGGAACTCACGCCGGTGGAGCTTGCAAAGCTGGACGCGGGATCAGCCAAGAGGAGGAACcggagggcggcggccaagggcgAGAAAGCCGCCCATGTTCGTCGTCGAGCGTGCTACATTGGAGGCCACGCGGCACAAGGCCGACGTCGATGAGAAGGAGGACATCATCAACAAAACGCACGCCCTCCTCGTGCTTAGGATTTGTCGTCCGACGAGTTTCTTGGCAGTGCCCATCAGCACCGCGAGCACAGGCTCATCGGTCGCCCGGCCTCGGCACTGCCCCTCGCCGACGTCGCGGACCACGccttttcgcccggttttcctccgccaaggtatgaaggccagacccgtttctcggggtcgTCGGACATGGGCGTGACCGCACCATCCACCCCGTGCCCCttggccgtcatcgacctcaacgtcacacCGGGGTCCAGCAGCGGTGGCCGCCCGTctgtcgagatgcaaagaaagcaagcacgacCGCCATCTACGGCCACCATGTCGTCGCCCCGCGTCCTGTTCGATGAAATGCCAACACTAACGCCAACGGttgacgaccccttctacaaccaatTCATGGAGAATGTCATCTACGAGGATCGTGGCAAGGCCTTCCAGATGGGTGGGCATGATGATGCCTATGATCTCGAGGAGACCCGGAGTCAGGATGGCCGCGGCCAGTACAAGTTGTCGATGAAGACATTGAGGCccacgaccatggtgactcgtggcatgaagatgGTGACATCTACTATGAAGGTGAAGGTGATGAAGAAGAGGGATACATCGATATTGGGGGCGAGCCATTGTTCAccgacgagctcacccaaagagcggaagcacaaaagaggaAGAAGAGCATTCATACGGGATCATACTCACGAgaggaggacaagttgatttgccaaagTTGGATGGAGGTTGGCCAAGATCCGAGGATCGGTGCGCAACAAAAGGGACTTGTTTTTTGGACAAGAGttcacaaaacattccatgaaagaaAGTTGTTTCCGCCCTACCAATTTACGAGCGATCGTGGCATCACCtcgattcaaaagaggtggttgttcatccaacaagaatgCAACAAGTACTGTGGCGcacttgagagcgttgaagcacgtcCTGTGAGTGGTATCGACATTGGGAACATGGTATCGTCTCTTATCTTTCATTGCTACGGCCATGACTTCAgccttgtatatgtttgcatgtccAATTGTTGTTGAtcgtgtaggcatttcaatctttggaagcattcaaggcccgacacaatgacaatccattcactcttacgcattgttggacactcatcaacaattgccctaagttaAAAGATCAATACCGCgaacttcaaaggaagagaggcaagaataCGGCCGCGTTGGCCAGAGGTGGAGATGGTGAGGCGTTGAAGAGgtcgaggggcaagaccaactccaagatggACGACAAGCGTGATGCGTCATCCTTtgccttgcatgagactttgcacAACATGATGTCTGAAAAGTAAGTGAGGGACAAGATGAAGCGACAAGGCAAGGAGGAGAAAATGAAGCAATACCCAGAGCTTCAAATGAAGAaccttgagatggaggaggcggccaagaagaggaagatcgacatggaggaggcgtccCAACAGAGACAGTTCGACATCGAGGTCGCCAATGCCGCGGctaggcagaggcagctcgacatcgaggccgccaaTGCCGCAACCAAAGAAAAGAAGGTGGCGCtagcgatcatgagcgtggacttgagcaagatgagcgagaagacgagggGCTGGTTCGAGGCCCGGCAGAATGAGATGTTCGAAGCCGACGGTCTGAACTAGGTGGTTTGTTCAGCCGTGGTCattctttttggaggctggcatgggggTCGGCCGCTGGCTCTGTGCCGGCGAAAAacctattcattttggaggctggctgtgttgccggcgacaaAACTATTAATTTTGGAGGCTGAATGTGTTACCGGCGAGGTCATGTAGGCTGGTTGTGTTGCCGGTGTGAACTAGGGCCGTTGGCATGAACTATGGGCCGTGGTTATATTCGAATATTTGTGTTTGAAAAAGGA is a window encoding:
- the LOC123045863 gene encoding amino acid permease 3, coding for MSHAMATVDMRRLETGAGGGFDGMGLSKRVDDDLDDDGRPRRTGTAWTASAHIITTVLGSGVLSLAWGVAQLGWVAGPGVMTLFAAVIYYTSALLADCYRTGDPVSGPRNRTYMAAVRATLDESKVKLCGAIQFVNLFGIGIGITIAASVSMLAIKKAGCFHKEGHKGDCNSYSMSPYIAIYGIMEIFFSQIPGLDSMWWLSILATVMSFTYSTIGISLGVAQIVANGGIQGGLTGVAVGINAAGKSITVMEKVWRSLQAFGNMAFAYGFSIVLLEIQDTLKAAAPSEAKVMKKATAVSVAVTTVIYLLCGCVGYAAFGDGAPDNLLTGFGFYEPFWLLDVANAAVVVHLVGTYQVITQPIFAYVELRAAAAWPDSAFVGTREVRLWPTAVRVSVCPLRLTWRTAYVCVTTAVAMAMPFFGSVVGLIGAISFWPLTVYFPVSMYIAQRRVPRGSTRWMFLQALSAVCLLVSVVAAAGSVADVAAEFKAHNPFRRG